One Armatimonadia bacterium DNA window includes the following coding sequences:
- a CDS encoding family 10 glycosylhydrolase has product MRKLLVVAALLLPWAGLCQTTYDVALIRPTSLLAQRPSAGGDVSTYFQNLRNVLDVAGLRYHTVEETALVAKQVPVSEFVACPYNPDMPAEVEAALLRFLDDGGRALLCFFCPTAVRERLGMGELLFAPAGEAQSFATLRATSYAPPGMPAEVGQGSWNAYLLSGLETGKSRPVLDWVAGDGKTDSGPGMVMSDQVAWIGHVMTPGDLAGKAQMLLAVFGSWRPEVWQRAAAFACRKELGYQFAADWDGLKKLAADKPVKSEVEALVARFDRLTTSGAEAKPWEVFREAVQLRSQAEDLYLASLPSRPDKLRGAWVVIPQGASDWGWEKTARVAKENGLTDLFVRVEWGGRASYHSKIIPSRLEGDEDPVAEGIAACHKYGLRYHAWFINNNWRTPTDEIIARGREKGWWQIGPDGSDRVLEGGDRVFWLNPSEPGVVQLQADMMAEFAANYPADGVHFDYIRYENYSGSYGPRDRERFEKWAKVTAAKWPDDVLAGSGGKPDGPLFEKFAEWRCEQVSNVVRAVAEEVHKVRGTQNPVTISASVYPSWPYHRTMVGQDWARWLREGWIDFVCPMAYDSPSGFERHTDRVKRQREAAGDKPLYVGIGAWLHPGPRTVAESVVADRELGADGFLLFSYTTDLGDRFLPALRRGVFAGD; this is encoded by the coding sequence ATGCGGAAGCTCCTGGTCGTTGCTGCGCTGCTTCTGCCCTGGGCAGGACTATGCCAGACGACCTATGACGTGGCGCTGATCCGGCCGACGAGTCTGCTCGCTCAGCGACCCTCAGCCGGTGGCGATGTCTCCACCTACTTCCAGAACCTTCGCAACGTTCTCGACGTGGCCGGGCTGCGCTACCACACAGTCGAAGAGACTGCGCTGGTGGCCAAGCAGGTCCCGGTGAGCGAGTTCGTGGCATGCCCCTACAACCCCGACATGCCCGCGGAAGTCGAGGCAGCCTTGCTGCGGTTTCTCGATGATGGCGGCCGAGCGCTGCTGTGCTTCTTCTGCCCGACGGCCGTGCGCGAGCGCCTCGGCATGGGTGAGCTGCTGTTTGCCCCGGCCGGTGAGGCCCAGTCCTTCGCCACCTTGCGGGCGACGAGTTACGCGCCACCGGGGATGCCTGCGGAGGTCGGCCAGGGGAGCTGGAACGCCTACCTGCTTTCAGGGCTGGAGACGGGCAAGTCCCGACCCGTGCTGGACTGGGTGGCGGGCGATGGCAAGACCGACTCTGGGCCGGGCATGGTGATGTCGGATCAGGTCGCCTGGATCGGGCACGTCATGACGCCCGGTGACTTGGCCGGGAAGGCCCAGATGCTGCTCGCGGTGTTCGGGAGTTGGAGGCCGGAAGTCTGGCAGCGAGCAGCCGCCTTCGCGTGCCGGAAAGAACTGGGTTACCAGTTCGCTGCGGACTGGGACGGGCTGAAGAAGCTGGCGGCCGACAAGCCGGTGAAGAGCGAGGTCGAGGCGCTGGTCGCACGCTTTGACCGACTGACGACCTCGGGTGCTGAGGCGAAGCCCTGGGAGGTCTTCCGCGAAGCTGTGCAGTTGCGCTCGCAGGCCGAAGACCTGTACCTTGCTTCGCTGCCCTCGCGGCCGGACAAGCTGCGTGGCGCCTGGGTCGTGATACCGCAGGGAGCCAGTGACTGGGGCTGGGAGAAGACCGCCCGGGTCGCGAAGGAGAACGGCCTGACAGACCTGTTCGTGCGCGTGGAGTGGGGAGGACGAGCCTCCTACCACAGCAAGATCATCCCCAGTCGGCTTGAGGGTGACGAAGACCCGGTGGCCGAGGGAATCGCGGCCTGCCACAAGTACGGGCTGCGCTATCACGCCTGGTTCATCAACAACAACTGGCGCACTCCTACAGACGAGATCATCGCCCGCGGTCGCGAGAAGGGCTGGTGGCAGATCGGCCCTGACGGGTCCGACCGTGTGCTCGAGGGTGGCGACCGGGTATTCTGGCTGAACCCCTCGGAGCCCGGGGTGGTGCAGCTTCAGGCCGACATGATGGCTGAGTTCGCCGCGAACTACCCGGCCGACGGCGTGCACTTCGACTACATCCGCTACGAGAACTACAGCGGGTCCTACGGACCCCGTGACCGCGAGCGGTTCGAGAAGTGGGCCAAAGTGACGGCCGCGAAATGGCCGGATGACGTCCTCGCGGGTTCCGGCGGTAAGCCCGATGGCCCGCTGTTCGAGAAGTTCGCCGAGTGGCGCTGTGAGCAGGTGAGTAACGTCGTCCGTGCGGTCGCGGAGGAGGTCCACAAGGTTCGTGGCACGCAGAACCCGGTGACGATCTCAGCGTCGGTCTATCCGAGTTGGCCCTACCATCGCACCATGGTCGGTCAGGACTGGGCACGCTGGCTGCGCGAGGGCTGGATCGACTTCGTCTGTCCGATGGCCTACGATTCGCCCTCGGGCTTCGAGCGCCACACCGACCGAGTGAAGCGCCAGCGCGAGGCAGCCGGTGACAAGCCGCTGTACGTGGGGATCGGCGCGTGGCTGCATCCCGGGCCTCGCACCGTGGCCGAGTCCGTCGTGGCCGACCGTGAGCTTGGCGCCGATGGGTTCCTGCTGTTCTCGTACACTACCGACCTGGGCGACCGGTTTCTGCCGGCTCTCCGCCGCGGGGTCTTCGCAGGAGACTGA
- a CDS encoding Gfo/Idh/MocA family oxidoreductase has protein sequence MPETLRAAIIGTGRPHGSEGRTGSGMAHSHARGYNAYPGAEIVALADIRPENAQAFAEQHCPKAALYTDFKKMLKAEKPDVVSVCLWPQLHGMAVMACAKAGVRAVHSEKPMAPTWGEAQKMAAACEKAGTQLTFNHQRRFLPAFRKAKEVAHSGAIGDIVRLEGSCSNMIDWGTHWIDMMFFFNNENPVKWVLGQIDAREWHEVFGLPYEHQAICEMKFENGVRGVLFTGEDSDIGCSMRIIGTDGVVELRGGDTPLWVRGKGDSKWKTPKLGGGLHGGDAITLGIKDLLDALKEGREPELAARRALQTTEVIFATYESSRRRGRVDMPLKQKDSAYLSMIEDGTLKPKKVKR, from the coding sequence ATGCCAGAGACACTGCGCGCCGCCATCATCGGCACGGGACGTCCACACGGAAGCGAAGGACGAACGGGGTCAGGAATGGCCCATTCCCACGCCCGCGGGTACAACGCCTATCCCGGGGCCGAGATCGTCGCTCTTGCCGACATCCGCCCGGAGAACGCCCAGGCCTTCGCCGAGCAGCACTGCCCGAAGGCTGCGCTCTACACCGACTTCAAGAAGATGCTCAAGGCCGAGAAGCCGGATGTGGTGAGCGTCTGCCTGTGGCCGCAACTGCACGGAATGGCCGTCATGGCCTGCGCGAAGGCCGGGGTTCGCGCCGTGCACTCGGAGAAGCCCATGGCGCCGACCTGGGGCGAGGCCCAGAAGATGGCCGCCGCCTGCGAGAAGGCTGGCACGCAGCTCACCTTCAACCACCAGCGCCGCTTCCTGCCCGCCTTCCGGAAGGCGAAGGAAGTCGCCCACAGTGGCGCCATCGGCGACATCGTGCGGCTGGAGGGCTCCTGCAGCAACATGATCGACTGGGGTACCCACTGGATCGACATGATGTTCTTCTTCAACAACGAGAACCCCGTCAAGTGGGTCCTGGGGCAGATTGACGCCCGTGAGTGGCATGAAGTCTTCGGACTACCCTACGAGCACCAGGCGATCTGCGAAATGAAGTTCGAGAACGGCGTGCGCGGCGTGCTGTTCACCGGCGAGGACAGCGATATCGGCTGCTCCATGCGCATCATCGGCACCGACGGCGTCGTTGAGCTGCGTGGTGGCGACACTCCGCTGTGGGTGCGCGGCAAGGGCGACAGCAAGTGGAAGACGCCGAAGCTCGGCGGCGGACTGCACGGCGGAGATGCAATCACGCTGGGGATCAAGGACCTCCTCGATGCGCTCAAGGAGGGACGCGAACCGGAACTGGCGGCTCGTCGCGCCCTGCAGACCACCGAGGTCATCTTCGCGACCTATGAGTCCAGCCGGCGACGCGGCCGCGTCGATATGCCGCTGAAGCAGAAGGACTCCGCTTACCTGTCGATGATCGAGGACGGGACCCTCAAGCCCAAGAAGGTCAAGCGATAG